Genomic DNA from Solanum dulcamara chromosome 4, daSolDulc1.2, whole genome shotgun sequence:
acatgtgttcagtcaaagagacttgaatttgaggcaaaggaggtggatggaattgttaaaggactatgatatcactattctttatcaccccggaaaagctaatgtagtggccgatgccttgagcagaaaagcaggGAGTATGGCAAGTTTAGTTCATTTGCAGGTTTCCCAACgcccattggctagagaggttcaaactctggctaatgactttatgaggctagAAGTAACGGAGAAAGGAGGATTTTTGGCCTGTGTGGAGGcaaaatcttctttccttgacaagattaaagaaaagcagtttgatgatgagaagctgagcCGGATTCGTGACATGGTCTTGCAGGGAGAGGCCAAAGAGGTTgtgatcgatgaggaaggcGTCTTGAGGATTAAAGGGCGGGTATGTGTGCCCCGTATTGATACTTTGATCCAGACTATTCTTGCAAAGGCTCatagttcgaggtactctatacatcctggtgcaaccaagatgtatcgcgatctgagacagcattattggtggagcagaatgaagcgtgacattgctgattttgttgcccattgtccaaattgtcagcaggtaaaatatgaacaccaaaggcctggagggactgtaatgacccatttggtcattttgagaatgagtcatctctcttccataaaatactctctccgtAAATTtgaattagaaatttggacctttcggtaacttcggttatttaattgagggatgAATTTAGATAAATTATGTAGTTAATGGACTAAAGTGATAGTTTAGTTAATATACTATACCACTTgttcaatacatataaaaatatattagtgggatttaacttttatttatttattaattcatgatttatttaccctaatttgtaaaagaaaacaaacaaagagAGACAGAAGTTACCTGGTGCGTCGAGACGAGAGCAGCGTCAGGTAAGAACTTCAAAATTTTAGCCCCTGTAGGCATATTGTCTTGCTAAATCCATAGGTAAAATGATGCTCCATTATTtggagaaaaaatattataatatggGTACATGAAACCCACTGAATCATTCACATTGTCACTGCCATAGTTGTGATCTCAATGTTTAGGATAggcacctatatatatatatattagtatattaATAGCATGATTAGATTATAAGTGAGGGAGGGTAAGTATATAAATGGCATATTTTTAAAGTTAAGGGTCAATAGTAGTTTGGTTTCAGGTTGTCGCCACTGGTTTTGTGACCAGTTggcttcaattttaattaaatattattttgttgttatagtataaattaatttttatatattgagatatgtaattaagtattatgtgtattgtattatatgaacacCCTTATATTTATGACATTGGGAAAATTGGAATCAAATCCTAGGcttgaaatttggaaaaaaaaataggtaagttgacatgttatttggcATCAACATTATGAACCCAATATAGATTTGAATGAGTTTTCGGGTTTAGGCTAGGCATATGGTAATGAGGGTGTTTCTACTTTCGAAATCTTAtggtgattatttatttgactagattacgttgatttggaggtccaacgaaaagggaaggctcaagtcccggaataattgcttgattaattaagacaagtgaatttctaaacctcagtttaagcttatagatgcttgtattttccGTGTCATAtttactagggagtaatgagaattggtctgagttattgactatatgattggcctttaaaaatgaagatgagggtataaaatggtgatctaatgacatgtattggtggaattgatatgttgtgattgtgaatttattttggacatgtgaaatggctatgttgatatgatataggaaaaattattgttgttgtcatattattatcgtgaattatatgaacatgaattgattgcattaattttgacatattgtgttaagattgaaaatgatacgaaataaaggggtcgggccacacgctccgtggcagtaTTACGAAATAagggggtcgggccacacgctccgtggcaggtattatgaaataaaggggtcgggccacacgctccgtggcaggatatatatatattgagaggacgggccacacgctccgtggcaggttacatggacagaaatgtcccccatgggttccgaactgtgattcagcggatgtgtaccgataggacaggcatgcatcatttcattgcactgTATTGcacctttttgatatttgtgaatttgtgtttacccccatattgctctgtgtgtgctgaacttgacttggtatgattcattgacgagactattgatggGTATttatggactgtattactgttgttattgtacaagtgtagagttgggctgattttatgcaggttgtagttaaggaggttcggttgggaggacaggagtacttatatctattgagtttttcttagttttagttatccacttgctgagtaccgtgttgtttggtactcacccctttcttccacacttgtgtaggttgtgagcccggacctgcttgatcttctagcattttctactacatccgaggctatcattccgagtgtcgaggtagctgttacatctatTTAGAAGACACCTCTtgctcttttcttatgttttagtcctattctagagacaaagacattgtgactgtatttcttttcgtacttcgataataaattagtggcttgtacacgtgacaaccaatcttgggggatgttgagtttcttttacgtgttttcgcttaagttaaattttgattcttttctttttcttccgcatcttcTTTTCGTTGGGTactaggctgacttatctctgTGGGTTGAGATGattgccatcacacccggattcgggtcgtgacaaagatggtatcagagccccaggttcataggtctcacgtgtatacaagccaagtttaagtagagtcttgcggatcggtacagagacgtctgtacttatctttgagaggctatgaggacttttaggaaattttccctttgtCCTTTCACTTTGTATCGTGCGTGTTGTGTTGGTACTAAATTTTTGCGTGTCCTTTCTGACAGATAGCCAGGACCAGAATTATGGCTAGAGGTAGAGGAAGGGAGGCACTTCCCGAGGTTGATGTTGggaccccaactaggggtaggggtagaggCCGAACTAGAGGCCATGGCCGAGGGGCGGCGCCAGCTAGAGGTCGTGCTAGAGAGGCTTCTCTTGAGCCACAGATTGATGGTAGATAGGAACATGTCCCTCAAGAGTCTGCTACTACACCATTGCTTCAGGCCACTTTAATACGAGTATTGGATGCgctcgaaggatttaatcagagtGTGAGGGTGAATGGTACACCTGAGGGTTCTCAGACTAGAGCAGGAGCTCAGACCCCATGGCAGCATCAGATTCCAATTGTTCAGGGTTCGGTGGACCAGCCACCTGCGGGCCCTAGAGCGGATGAGGATGTAGTACAGGTAGAAGGAGCCCAGGTTGCACCTGTGCTCATATTGACTGACGACGAGCAACGCCGATATGAGAGGTTCTGAAAAATGGACCCCCACAGTTTCAGGGTGGGAAGACTGAGGATGCACACGAGTTCTTAACCATGTGTCGAGAGTTGTTGGAGGCAGTAGGGTTAGCTGAGACTCATGGAGTCCGTTATACTACACTACAGTTATGTGGACCAgcgagagagtggtggagagtgtatACGAATTCCAGGCCAGTTGGGTCACCccagatgacttgggatgagtttgctagtgccttttatgaccgTTTCATCCCCTGGAGTGTGAAGGAAGAGAGCCGATTacggtttgagaatttgaggcagGAGGGACTTACAATTGCTGAATATGAGACTCGTTTCTACCAGTTGTCCAGACATGCCATGGCTGTCCTTCCTGATGAGACAGAGCGGATTCGCAGATTTGTCCGAGGACTGAACTATACTATTCGTACAGCAGTTTTTCGACCCGCCTATGAGGGTGCTTCCTTCCATTCCATCGTGGGTGCCGCCAAAGAGGcggagttgatggagagagaggagttcAGGGACTCCAAAAGGGCCCGTGCTTCTGGTCAGTTTTCGGGtacctcatctggaggtagaggATCCTATAAAGGAGGTGGTTCCTTCCATCATAGAGGACCAGTTCATGCATCTATGCCAGCTTCTGAGGAGGGTCAGACACCTCGTGGGTCATACAGTACAGGTCAGAGTTACCATGGGTCACAGCAGAAGGTAGTTAGCCGGGGTGGTTATACAAGTTCTTCAGGTTCATCACAGAGGTTCTCACACGGGAGAACATGTTATACTTGTGGTGATCCGGATCATCTTTCATGGCAGTGTACATCTCAGGGTCGAGAAGGAACCCAACCTAGTTCTTTTATTTCAGTTAGAGGACTAGCGCCGCCGGTtagaggtcgaggtagagcccagactagtagaggtggtcGCAATCCTGGTAGGGGTGCTGGTGGTGCTATAGTCCCTCAGggaggaggtagaggtgttggacAGGTCGGAGGTGGTAGGGGAgctcagtgttatgcttttccagggagacccgaggctgaggcttctgacgcagttatcacaggtattgtcccagtttgccatcgacctgcatctgtattatttgatccagggtctacattttcctatgtgtctacctattttgcatctgactttgatttgacatgtgatcATATGTCCATGCCCGTTCGTGTTTCTACACCCATGGGTgaacccttagtggtggatcgagtatatcgaTCATGTCTTGTTTCCTTGGTCGGGTATGAaacttgggtagatatgattattctggggatggtagattttgatgtgatattgggtatggattggctttcccCCCATCGTGCTATTctcgattgttatgctaaaactgttaccttagcgataccGGGTGCCCcgaggattgagtggaagggtactagtggctcctatcccagtaaggttatctcatatattcgtgctcagagattgattgatagagggtgtatgtcttatttggcctttattcgggataccagtattgagtcacctcTTATAGAGACTGTtccagtggttaaggagttttctgatgtgttccctactgatcttcctggtattcctccggatagggatattgattttgctattgacttagagcctggcactaaacccatttctattcctccatatcgcatggctccagttgaattgaaggagttgaaggatcagttgcaagacttgttgagtaaggggtttattcgccctagtgtatctccttggggtgcaccagttctgtttgtaaagaagaaagatgggactatgaggatgtgtatcgattatagacagttgaacaaggtaactgtTAAAAATAACTATCCTCTtccccgtattgatgatttatttgatcagctacaGGGAGCGacattgttttccaaaatagacttgaggtccggttatcatcagttaAAGATTAGGgcgtcagatatccctaagacagcttttcgtactcgttatggtcactatgagtttttggtgatgtcatttggattgacgaatgcccccgcagcattcatggagttgataaaTGGTGTGTTTCGCCCATACttagattcttttgtgatagtattcattgatgacatcttggtgtattccaagactgaggcagatcatgtccgccatttgaggttggtacttcagaagttgagggaagaaaaattgtatgcaaagttctccaagtgtgaattttggcttgattctgttacattcttaggacacgtggtgtccagagaggggattagagtggatccagcgaagattgaggcagttagaggttggacaaggcctacttctcctactgagattcgtagttttgtggggttagccggttattatagacggttcgtgcagggcttctccactattgcagctccattgactagattgactcagaaggatgTGGATTTTTATTGGTCCGACGAGTGTGAAgcaagctttcaaaagctcaagactttattgacttcggcTTCTGTTTTGACGCTACCTGAGGAAGGTGTGGGATTTACTGTAtactgtgatgcttctggtgttggtTTAGGCGGagtgttgatgcaaaatgggaaagtggttgcctatgccttaagacagttgaaggcccatgagaaaaactatcctactcatgatttagagttagcggCTGTGGTTTTCGTACTTAAGTTATGGCGTCATTACCTATacggtgtgcattgtgaggtctttaccgatcataggagtctccagtatatattcagtcagagggatctgaacttgaggcaacgtagatggctcgagttgctgaaggactacgacatgactattttgtatcacccaggaaaagccaatgtggtggcggatgccttgagtaggaagtcctctagtatggggagtttTGCCGCGATCCgagttgaggagcgaccattagctagagatgttcagaggctaGCTAATAGCTTTGTCTGGTTGCAGAT
This window encodes:
- the LOC129884183 gene encoding uncharacterized protein LOC129884183 → MARGRGREALPEVDVGTPTRGRGRGRTRGHGRGAAPARGRAREASLEPQIDGFNQSVRVNGTPEGSQTRAGAQTPWQHQIPIVQGSVDQPPAGPRADEDVVQVEGAQVAPVLILTDDEQRRYERF